The following DNA comes from Candidatus Deferrimicrobiaceae bacterium.
ACGTGAGGGAGATCCCCTCCTTCTTCTTCGCCGCCCGGAACGCCGCCACCCGGTGCATGTCCACCTCGGCGAAGGTATGGACGTGAGGGGAGGTCCGCTTGCTCAGCACCATATGCTCGGCGATCATCTTCCGGATCGGAGTGAACGGGATCACCTGGTCCCCCTCCGGGGTGACCTTCGCGCCGGGCGGGGGCGGCGCAGGAGCGGGCTTCTTCTTCGGGGGCGGAGGCGGCGCGGGCTTCGCCTCAGGCGACGGGGCCGGTGCGGCCCCTTCCTCCCGACGGGCGAGGTACGCCTCCACGTCCTTCTTCGTCACGCGGCCGTCGATCCCCGTCCCCGGGATCCGCGAGATGTCGAGACCGTACTCCGCGGCCATCTTCGCCACTACCGGGGAGATGCGCACCTTCGGTTGGTCCTTTTCGGGCGGCGGCGCGAGCTTCGGCGCCTCCTTCGGCGGCTCGGTGCGTGGTGCAGGCGGAATGGGCGGTCCCGTCTTGCGGGCCATCGCCCCGGGGAACCCCTCCTCCTCCTCGTCCCACTTCTCGGGAGGCGGCTCCGGGGGCGGGGCGGCCGCCGCCTTCTCGGTCTCGATCCGGCAGAGGAGCTCCTGGATGGGGACCGTGTCCCCCTCCTTCGCGAGGACCTCCACGATCTTCCCCTCGACCGGGGATGGGATCTCGGCGTCCACCTTGTCGGTGGAGATCTCGAGAAGAGGCTGGTCCTTGGCCACGACATCCCCCACCTTCACCAGCCACTTGACCACGATCCCCTCGATCACGCTCTCCCCGAGCTGGGGCATCACGACGTCTACGCGCATCTTCCTTTCCCCCTTCGCTGGGGGGGGACACTCCTCAACATACAACTCGATATAGGAATGTCCCCCCTTGTCAGTACGCGGCAAGCTTTCGTACGGCTTCGGTCACCTTCTCCTGGTTCGGGATGATGTACTCCTCCATCGGCCCCGCGAAGGCGTTGTGAGTATCCTTCGAGGCCAGCCGCATCACCGGCCCGTCGAGGTGCTCGAAGAGATCCTCGGCGATGCGGGCCGCGATCTCTCCCCCGATTCCGCCGGTCCGCCTGGCCTCGTGAATGATGAGCGCCTTGCCGGTCTTCTTCACCGACTCCCGGATCGTCTTCCAGTCGTAGGGAAGCAGCGTCCGCAGGTCGATCACCTCGATGTCGATCTCGGACGCCATGTCCTTCGCGGCCTTCACCGCCGCGTGCATCGGCGGCCCATAGGTGATGACGGAGATGTCCTTCCCCTCCCTACGGAGGGCTGCCTTCCCGATCGGGACGACGTACTCCTCCTCGGGGAGGTCCTCCTTGATCCGCCGGTAGAGGAACTTGTGCTCGAGATAGATCACCGGGTCGTCGTCCCGGACGGCGGCCTTGAGCAGCCCCTTGGCGTCGTAGGCGGTCGACGGCGCCACGATCTTCAGGCCCGGCACGTGAAAGAACCACGCTTCCGGGTTCTGGGAGTGGAAGAGCCCCCCGTGGACCCCGGCGCCGCACGGCCCCCGGATGACGATGGGGCACGCGGTCTGCCCTCCGTGCCGGTACCGAAGCGTCGCCGCCATGTTGACGATCTGGTCGAACCCGCACGAGATGAAGTCGATGAACTGCATCTCCAGGATCGGGCGCATCCCCTGGATCGCGAGCCCCACGCCGGCCCCGATGATCAGGGTCTCCGAGATCGGAGTGTCGACGACGCGCTCGGAGCCGAACTTCTCGTGCAGCCCCTCGGTCGCCTTGAACGCGCCGCCCAGGACCCCCACGTCCTCTCCGAGAAGCATCACGTTCTCGTCACGCGCCATCTCCTCGTGCATCGCCTGGTTG
Coding sequences within:
- a CDS encoding alpha-ketoacid dehydrogenase subunit beta, whose product is MPVTYIQAINQAMHEEMARDENVMLLGEDVGVLGGAFKATEGLHEKFGSERVVDTPISETLIIGAGVGLAIQGMRPILEMQFIDFISCGFDQIVNMAATLRYRHGGQTACPIVIRGPCGAGVHGGLFHSQNPEAWFFHVPGLKIVAPSTAYDAKGLLKAAVRDDDPVIYLEHKFLYRRIKEDLPEEEYVVPIGKAALRREGKDISVITYGPPMHAAVKAAKDMASEIDIEVIDLRTLLPYDWKTIRESVKKTGKALIIHEARRTGGIGGEIAARIAEDLFEHLDGPVMRLASKDTHNAFAGPMEEYIIPNQEKVTEAVRKLAAY
- a CDS encoding dihydrolipoamide acetyltransferase family protein codes for the protein MRVDVVMPQLGESVIEGIVVKWLVKVGDVVAKDQPLLEISTDKVDAEIPSPVEGKIVEVLAKEGDTVPIQELLCRIETEKAAAAPPPEPPPEKWDEEEEGFPGAMARKTGPPIPPAPRTEPPKEAPKLAPPPEKDQPKVRISPVVAKMAAEYGLDISRIPGTGIDGRVTKKDVEAYLARREEGAAPAPSPEAKPAPPPPPKKKPAPAPPPPGAKVTPEGDQVIPFTPIRKMIAEHMVLSKRTSPHVHTFAEVDMHRVAAFRAAKKKEGISLTYLPFVIWAAIEAIREFPVLNAQVVGETTVIKKGIHVGVAVDTERGLIVPVIRNADEKALLGLAKAVEDFGARAAAKKILPDELSGGTFSVTNPGLKGNLFGTPIINQPQVGILRMGQIIKRPVVVEKDGEDAIVIRPMMFLCLGYDHRIVDGVTGNSFLFRVREILEAGEFHL